CTTAGTATTTTTTATATTCTGATTAGATAGAAAAATTTTTTAAAAAGACTTAGTACACTCACTTATGGACCAAATTTACGTTGCCCTCTTTGATGTTTCTCTCTTTATACTTATTGCTGAGGCCATAAGGTCCTTTTTAGCAAAGTTTAACATACCGGGACTAGTAGGAGAAATTTTAGCGGGGATAGCTATAAGTCCTTATGCTTTTGGTTACTTAATTAACGACATAGCAGGCTTTCCTCTAATAAATATAGATAATTATATTCAGTTTATGGCAGAATTTTCAATTATATTATTAATTTTCGCCTCTGGGCTTGAGCACGGATTAGCGCCAATGAAATCAGCAGGCCTATATGGCTTTTTAGGAGCGTTTTTTGGTGCGTTCTTACCCTTTATAGTATCTTATTATATTTATTCCCCTAGATTGGGCATAGATTCTGCATTAATATTAGGAGTTTCTATGGGAGCTACTAGTTTAGCAGCAGTTGTATCTATCATTGAAGAAGAGAGATTAAAGGGGAGAAGTATAAATTTCATTGTCTCAGCTTCAGCGGTAGATGATATAGTAGATCTAATACTTTTATCAACAGTTTTGGCAATCTTGCAACAAAAGTATATAAATCCAGAATCCTTAAGCTTAAAAATTATAGAACTCATAATAGTATGGCTTATAATTTTAGGCGTTTCTGTTGTAGTAATACCCAGAATAGCTAATAAACTTAGTGATAAATATATAGAGGAATTCCCCTTTGTAGTACTTTTCGGATTAACCCTACTTATGGTAAGCTTAGGCTATTCTCCAATCATATCTGCATTTGTAGCCGGAGTGTCATTGGCTAATAGTATAAAAAGTATTAAAATTAGGGAAATCAGTAACACTTTACTAAGTATCTTCGGTTCCTTATTCTTCGTGGTAATTGGAACTGAGATCAATTTAAGAGCCTTTAGTATCAATACCTTAATTCTTTCCTTAGAATTAACAGCAATAGCGTCAATTTTCAAGTGGTTAGGAATACTTCCCTTTGCACTAATCTATTTGAAAAACTTTAGATTTGCAAATAGTGTAGCAATAGGTATGATACCAAGAGGTGAAACTGGTTTAGTTGTAGCGTCAATAGGAATGTCAGCTAATGCCTTAAATCAAGAGGAGTTTGAAAGTATAGTGATTATGTCTCTGTTAACAACGCTAATAGGTAGTATTATATTTAAAGCATTAGTTAAAAAGAAGTGGATATAGTTTATTTACTTAAAATTAGTGATAATATTAGGATAAATGAAATCAAGGAAGATATTGATGCAAATAAATACGCGTAGGTATAACTTATCTGATACAATACTCCCATGACAGTATTGCCTATGAAGACGCCAATACTTCTCCCAGCTGATAAGTAGCCCATCCCAGTTCCTAAAGATTCCTCTCTCACAACCTTGGAAATTATTGTAGGTTCAAATGTTTCAGTGGACGCTACTGCAATCCCCATTAGAAAGGATAATGGGTAAAGGGATAATAATCCCATTCTAGATAGAAAAGCAAATCCCAATGAAGCTAAAGCTGCTAAGAAATATCCTAAAAATGCTAAACTCTCTAGTTCCTTTAATTTTAGCTTTCCGAATATATATCCAAATAATGAAGATGCTCCTAAGAAAAAGCCATAAGATAACACTCCTAAATAATCTTTTCCAGTTATTTGCGTTGTAGTCAATATAGGGAATCCGAAACTATATTGGCTAAACCCAAAGAACATAGTAGAAATTACAACAGTAAGCATTATTTTTCTATTTAAACTCACTCTTTTTTCTTTTACTGCATTTTCCCTTTTATACCCAGCCTTTACAGTACTTAATACTAAGGTGGATATTATTAAAGGTATCGAGGTAAATAAAAGGATAAGAAAGATTGATACGTGAACGAATAACAAAATTGTTAAATAAGTAATTGCTAGTAATGCTCCTGCAATGTCTAATGAATGCAAAATTCCGAAAGCTTCTGATCTTTCTTCGGGTAATGTAACTTCGGCCATCATAGCTCTTCTGGGTGGAGATCTGAAGTTTCTAAACCACCAGCCTATCATGAAAAATATTAATGCCTCTATATAATCTCTTGATATTCCAAGTAGAGATGTGAATAAAATTAGTGAATTTCCTAATATAGCTATTTTCTTTCTTCCAAATTTATCACCAGCTATACCACCTAAATATGACATAGCAGTACCTAAGCCATAATTTAACGCTTCTGCAAATCCATAAAGAGGAATAGGTGCACCGAAAATTACAACGAAGAGTATTGGAAAGGAAGCTACAGCTGCTTGATAACCTAAATCTGCAAAGAACGCAGAAAAAGATATTTTTAAAACTTCATTCCTATTCTTGATCATGTTTTAAAGAAGTAAGAAAAAAGATAAAAAACTTACCTTATCTTCTCCTTATTAACGCTATTACTGCTATTATTACTGCTATTACAGCTATTACTAGTGAGATAGTATTGTATTCAGATGACATACTCTTATAGGAATTGAAGCTCTCACTCACATTAGTGAGTTGAGAATGTATAACGCTGACTTGCGTATTTAATGTATTAACTCTGTTATTGAGGTTATTGACACTATTTTCAAAATACAGAGATGTGCTATTAGATGAGCTTAATCCGTCATACTGCATTGCGATAACAGTTAAATTATAACTGCCGTCAGGATAATTAACAGTATCTATACTTATACTATGAGTTCCGTTACCACTAAAAGTACCTAATAACTCGTTGTTTAAATACACCATAACGCTACTAACTTCTTGTCCTATAACTGTAATACTTATGCTCACATTACCGGTTATGTTTCCGTGAGGGGCGGAAATGATTATAGTTGGCAAAGATGGATATATGTTCCTCAAGTTAGTATCTATTGGAATTACTTTAGAATTAGATAATTTTATTCCGTTTATATTACTGTTAGTCACATATAGCGTTGAATTGTATAAAGTTAAGTTAACCACGTTTGATTGTACTATTGTTAATATGGTATTATAGGCTACTAAATTCGTAATATTACTATTAATTATTCTAATATTACTATTCATAACTGTGTCATTTATTAGGAAGTCATTTATTAAATTGCCGTTCATATTCTCTAAATTATCGTTAATTAAACTAGCGTAGTACGTTAGAGGATCTGATAGTGTTTTTCCAAAGATGTAAGTATATGGCAACACGTATAAGGTATAAGCTGAAGTGTAGTTTGTAGTAGTGGGATTGCCTAAAGCTGAAATTCCAGTTATTAGTACTTGAAACGGCTCTCCATAGTATCCTATTCCTGCTAAATATGATAGATTACCTGGATTTAAATTAGAAGGTAAGGTGAAGTTACCTACCCATAATCCTAACTTAGGATTATACCATAATGGTATTTCGATTATTTGACTTATAATGCTATAATCGCTTGTTAAGGCATTTGGATAGACTGTTGCACTGAACATACCGTAAGTTATCTCATTTGTACCATTCGTAATATTTGCGTAAATAATAACGTTTTGTCCTTCGAAAGCGTATTTAGTAGATTTGATCTCTACCTTAGCTAAGTTAGATACGTATATTTGACCGTAATAGAAACCCTTTATCGAAACATTTAGGCTATAAGAATGGTAGTTAGCGAATAGTAATATAGTGTATAGACCATTACTAACGTTCTTAGGCACATATAAGTATCCTAAATAATTAAGAGTAATTGGATTTAATGGTATGTAAGTCTTGCTTATCACGTTACCAGTTGGGCTAACTAATTCTGCAGTTATATTACTGCCGTAAAATACGTTATTAAAAAGTAATTGCGGTAAGTTTAATGGGGGTAATATAAATCCTTCGATTGTAATATATTGCCCTGGTGAAACACTTCCTGGCTCTGCAACAGCTTCTGGAAGTATAAATAGACTCTGCATATAGATTCCGTTAGTAAATGCATCAAATCCGTAAGCATTAACTCCTTCGATTAATAAATCTCCTACGCTTAAGTTAAACGGCAAAATAGCTTCTCCAGTTCCGTTTACTATTGTGACATTTATCTTGTCTTCTAAGACATATTGATTTGTGGTAATATTATAAGATAGAATAGCTAGTGTAATATTATTTTCATCCATGGGTGGCATACCGTATATATTAGTTACATTTATAATTACGGGAACGCCTATCTTCGTATAGACTGGAGTAAAAGTAATAGGATAATCAAATTTTATATAGTAACCCGAAAAGGCCTCATAATAGCCTATACCACTTACTCCATTATCACTCTTTCCTATTACGTATATAAATAATATCCCATTGGCGTTACTAGGTAAGACTCCAGAACCACTCCAGACTTTCGTAAGAGGGTTATAAGTTAGACTAAATTCCGTTACATTGCCTAAATAGTTCTCAATAATTGCTGTAAAGTTACCATTTTGTACTGGAGTTCCATTATAAGTTATGTTAGCAATCACTAAAATTCTCTGCCTTGGATATAACTGTATCGTAGGTATACTAGGTATAGAAGTGTTATATACGTTTACCACAATTGATAACTCTTGCTTAGTAACATTTATAGGTAATAGCTTAGCGAAATAGCCTGCATTTATAGTTCCGTATCCAGTTACTAAATTATATCCGTATTGTGCAACCCAAGGTATATTATAACCAAAAGTTATGGGTTCTATAACCTTTCCGTAATAGTGATTTGCCATATAAGTTATAATGGGGTTTAATAAGCCTAGTTTACTATGAGTGTAACTTTCTATAAGTGCAATTAATCCTGCAACTAAAGGTGAAGCCTCACTTGTCCCACCAGTTATTAATGTTATATTACCTGGGCAAATAATGTAAATCCCCGGATATATATTAGCGTTAGCAGACACTTCTGGAATTAACTTACCATTAGGGTAAGTATTAGGCGTGGGTAAACTCCATTGATACCAAGGTTTAGGCTCTATAATACTGACACCTCCAGTAGAACCTCCATAATTTACGTTATTAGGCACGAAACCGTAGTTCGACCAGGCAGTCTGATAATAAGAACCATTAGGGAATTGTATATAAGTGGTAGTACCACCGATCGAAGTAACGAAAGGAGATGTGGAGGGATATCCCACAGTTCCTATAGGTCCGTTACTATAGCCAGAACCTCCAGCATCTCCAGAGCTAGCTAAAAACGTTATTCCCTCTGCTGATCCTAAGGCATAATATTCGTCTGAGAGTATTACACATGAATAGAATAAGGCCCCATTAAAAAACGTTGAGAAAGCAGATTCTGGTATACTAAAACTTTGCGATAAAACATTAACGACATCTTGACTTACAATATAAGCTATTATTGATGATAACGGTAAGTTAGGATTTGCAATATATAATATAATGTTTGCGTTTGGAGCCATTGTATGTGCTATCTCGACATCTAAACTTATCTCACCAGCCCAACCTGTTAAAATTCCTAAATTAGGATTATAGGGCCCAATCGGTATTATTGTAAAATTGGGTGGATTAGGTAATCCCGTGACTTTATCAAAATACGCTAGTTGTTGTAATATATAGGGATCTCCATAAAAGTCTAAAATTCCTATAGTAGTATTCTTACCTTGTGAGGGAATTACAGTAGTATTATATACTCTTTGAAGGGCAGTAGGCCAATAAGCTTCTATAGGGAAGGTTTGATTTATGCTTTGTGCTAGTTTTTCTAATGTTTTTTCCGTAATCAGTGTACTTGGGTGTGAGAAGAAAATAACAGATAGATTACTTGAATATATAAAAGCGTTAATCTTAGGATATCCATAGTTTGTATAATAGTTTATAGAACCATTAGAGTATACAGCGAAATTTGTACCTAAATATTTCTCAACCTGACTTACTGTACCTTCAACTACTATTACAGAATCTAAGGCAGTAAAGAGTACTTTAAAACCCTTAGCTTTCACGTAGTTTAAAATGCTGTTATATTCATTTACCGGTAAGAAAAGTTGTTTGATTTGCTGAGGTGTTAAGAATTTATGATATAGTGGTGAATTGGGGTTTGATACCGCACTGGCATAATAATATAATAAGCCCAAGTTTCTTAAGGGCAAGTAAATGTTTACTATTACCTCTTGTTGGGGATTTAGGCTTCCAATCTCTCTAAACCCCTTTAATACTGTCGGATTTTGATAAGAATATGCATCTGTTATGGTAAAAAATGGAATAATGGAAATTAACACTATTGCTATAAAAAGCAATCCCTTATACATAAAATATACTACTAATATTACTTTTTAAGCTTTTCATTAAGTGTATCAGTTAATATACTAGTGTACTTTGTTTAAATATCTTTGTAATAATATGTCTAAATGGAAATTCAACAATTGGGCTATATCAAATTAGCGAGGCTCAAGGAGTATTATTAATTTGAGTATTACTTGACAGTTAGTAAGAAATAACATTAATTAAAAATATAGAAAAATATTTTATGAGATTTTTCTAGCTGGTTTCGGAGTCATAATGAGTACTGTTAATAACGTTAAAACGCCTATTAATCCACAAATTGTAGTATATATTTCTGATAATTGTAAACTAATTGTGTATAATATCGCGAAAACTACACTACCTAAAGCTCCACCTAATGCCTTACCAGTATATAGGATTCCACTATTAACAGTTGAAAACCTAGTGCCAAATATCTCTCCGGCAATGTTAAAGTATAAAGTTATCATTGATCCACCAGCAAAACCTATGAGGACAGTTGAGATTGCTATCTGTTCCAATAGAAGCATAGTAGCACCTACAGTTATTATTACGTTTAAAAGTAGCGTTGTTCTTACTATTCCTAGCCTATCTGCAACGTAACCGAAGAATGGTCTCAAACCACCACTTAGTAATGGTAGTATAGATATTAAGGCTACTAGTTCTTGTTGCGGCAAATTTTTACCTAGCACGGGCAATTCTGAGGACATTACAGTTAAGGGAACTACTGCACCTACAAATGATATGTAAATTAGCCAGAAT
The genomic region above belongs to Saccharolobus caldissimus and contains:
- a CDS encoding cation:proton antiporter; the encoded protein is MDQIYVALFDVSLFILIAEAIRSFLAKFNIPGLVGEILAGIAISPYAFGYLINDIAGFPLINIDNYIQFMAEFSIILLIFASGLEHGLAPMKSAGLYGFLGAFFGAFLPFIVSYYIYSPRLGIDSALILGVSMGATSLAAVVSIIEEERLKGRSINFIVSASAVDDIVDLILLSTVLAILQQKYINPESLSLKIIELIIVWLIILGVSVVVIPRIANKLSDKYIEEFPFVVLFGLTLLMVSLGYSPIISAFVAGVSLANSIKSIKIREISNTLLSIFGSLFFVVIGTEINLRAFSINTLILSLELTAIASIFKWLGILPFALIYLKNFRFANSVAIGMIPRGETGLVVASIGMSANALNQEEFESIVIMSLLTTLIGSIIFKALVKKKWI
- a CDS encoding MFS transporter, translated to MIKNRNEVLKISFSAFFADLGYQAAVASFPILFVVIFGAPIPLYGFAEALNYGLGTAMSYLGGIAGDKFGRKKIAILGNSLILFTSLLGISRDYIEALIFFMIGWWFRNFRSPPRRAMMAEVTLPEERSEAFGILHSLDIAGALLAITYLTILLFVHVSIFLILLFTSIPLIISTLVLSTVKAGYKRENAVKEKRVSLNRKIMLTVVISTMFFGFSQYSFGFPILTTTQITGKDYLGVLSYGFFLGASSLFGYIFGKLKLKELESLAFLGYFLAALASLGFAFLSRMGLLSLYPLSFLMGIAVASTETFEPTIISKVVREESLGTGMGYLSAGRSIGVFIGNTVMGVLYQISYTYAYLFASISSLISFILILSLILSK
- a CDS encoding protease pro-enzyme activation domain-containing protein; its protein translation is MYKGLLFIAIVLISIIPFFTITDAYSYQNPTVLKGFREIGSLNPQQEVIVNIYLPLRNLGLLYYYASAVSNPNSPLYHKFLTPQQIKQLFLPVNEYNSILNYVKAKGFKVLFTALDSVIVVEGTVSQVEKYLGTNFAVYSNGSINYYTNYGYPKINAFIYSSNLSVIFFSHPSTLITEKTLEKLAQSINQTFPIEAYWPTALQRVYNTTVIPSQGKNTTIGILDFYGDPYILQQLAYFDKVTGLPNPPNFTIIPIGPYNPNLGILTGWAGEISLDVEIAHTMAPNANIILYIANPNLPLSSIIAYIVSQDVVNVLSQSFSIPESAFSTFFNGALFYSCVILSDEYYALGSAEGITFLASSGDAGGSGYSNGPIGTVGYPSTSPFVTSIGGTTTYIQFPNGSYYQTAWSNYGFVPNNVNYGGSTGGVSIIEPKPWYQWSLPTPNTYPNGKLIPEVSANANIYPGIYIICPGNITLITGGTSEASPLVAGLIALIESYTHSKLGLLNPIITYMANHYYGKVIEPITFGYNIPWVAQYGYNLVTGYGTINAGYFAKLLPINVTKQELSIVVNVYNTSIPSIPTIQLYPRQRILVIANITYNGTPVQNGNFTAIIENYLGNVTEFSLTYNPLTKVWSGSGVLPSNANGILFIYVIGKSDNGVSGIGYYEAFSGYYIKFDYPITFTPVYTKIGVPVIINVTNIYGMPPMDENNITLAILSYNITTNQYVLEDKINVTIVNGTGEAILPFNLSVGDLLIEGVNAYGFDAFTNGIYMQSLFILPEAVAEPGSVSPGQYITIEGFILPPLNLPQLLFNNVFYGSNITAELVSPTGNVISKTYIPLNPITLNYLGYLYVPKNVSNGLYTILLFANYHSYSLNVSIKGFYYGQIYVSNLAKVEIKSTKYAFEGQNVIIYANITNGTNEITYGMFSATVYPNALTSDYSIISQIIEIPLWYNPKLGLWVGNFTLPSNLNPGNLSYLAGIGYYGEPFQVLITGISALGNPTTTNYTSAYTLYVLPYTYIFGKTLSDPLTYYASLINDNLENMNGNLINDFLINDTVMNSNIRIINSNITNLVAYNTILTIVQSNVVNLTLYNSTLYVTNSNINGIKLSNSKVIPIDTNLRNIYPSLPTIIISAPHGNITGNVSISITVIGQEVSSVMVYLNNELLGTFSGNGTHSISIDTVNYPDGSYNLTVIAMQYDGLSSSNSTSLYFENSVNNLNNRVNTLNTQVSVIHSQLTNVSESFNSYKSMSSEYNTISLVIAVIAVIIAVIALIRRR